The following proteins come from a genomic window of Companilactobacillus pabuli:
- a CDS encoding DUF1003 domain-containing protein yields the protein MAIKKNQICAICGNRFTITEGLFLRDLSDLLKEQVIHTNSYAKESSFICLKDLQKLRISKMQDVIDNDLEIDHKMSDKLKKELAKETYVIKNINDTVYGKRTRGQKLADAVAKFGGSWGFIIAFTVILIVWMTINVMHLFGVNFDPYPFILLNLFLSCVAAIQAPIIMMSQNRQAERDRFDSENDYKTNTKSEMEIRILHEKIDQLNEVQWPHILDIQKMQIEVLSEIENEI from the coding sequence ATGGCAATTAAAAAGAATCAAATCTGTGCAATTTGTGGCAATCGTTTCACCATCACGGAGGGTCTCTTTTTAAGGGATCTCAGTGATTTATTAAAAGAACAAGTCATTCATACCAACAGTTACGCTAAGGAATCATCGTTTATTTGTTTAAAGGATCTACAAAAGTTACGTATTTCCAAAATGCAAGATGTTATCGATAATGACTTGGAAATAGACCACAAAATGAGCGATAAACTCAAAAAGGAATTGGCCAAAGAAACTTATGTTATCAAAAATATCAACGATACCGTCTATGGCAAACGTACCAGAGGTCAAAAGCTAGCCGATGCGGTAGCCAAGTTCGGTGGTAGTTGGGGCTTTATCATTGCTTTTACTGTCATTTTGATAGTTTGGATGACCATCAACGTTATGCATCTTTTCGGAGTGAATTTTGACCCCTATCCATTTATTTTATTAAACCTATTTCTCAGTTGCGTAGCGGCTATTCAAGCACCAATCATCATGATGAGTCAAAATCGTCAAGCTGAACGTGATCGTTTTGATTCTGAAAATGACTACAAAACTAACACTAAATCAGAAATGGAAATCCGTATTCTACATGAAAAAATCGATCAACTAAACGAAGTTCAATGGCCTCATATTTTGGACATTCAAAAGATGCAAATTGAAGTTCTCAGTGAAATTGAAAATGAGATATAA
- a CDS encoding NAD(P)/FAD-dependent oxidoreductase, with protein MAHILVLGAGYGGLRAARDLAKSTPAGTQIDLIDKNEKHVEKTALHTIAAGTNRADAVSFDVRSVLPSNVNFIKATVSKLDLDNKTVEFSDHEDITYDYIVVSLGFRSEDFGLEGASENALILQDLETAQNIYKTINQNIANYKKSNDPADLNIIVCGAGFTGVEILGELVDTVKILKAKYEVPEIKVTCLEMATRILPMFDENLATYAVDYLDKNGIKLLTGAKIKKIEPKSVVYMDGDTEKSVEGSTIIWTVGVSGSDVIKDSGIDARRNRVMTTEFLNLEAHPEAYFIGDDSAIIPKGQERPYPTTGQLATAEGSGAAFNIAAALNGKDLKPFIYHSMGTVASLGQNHGIAEITDKNLKFKGPFASLLKHLSADRGIMEIAGIKTAIKKGTI; from the coding sequence ATGGCACATATTTTAGTACTAGGCGCTGGATATGGTGGCTTGAGAGCCGCTCGTGACTTGGCTAAGAGTACCCCAGCGGGAACACAAATTGATTTAATTGATAAAAATGAAAAACACGTTGAAAAGACTGCTTTGCATACTATTGCAGCAGGAACTAATCGTGCTGATGCAGTTAGCTTTGATGTTCGTTCTGTTCTACCTTCAAACGTTAACTTTATCAAGGCAACTGTTTCAAAACTTGATTTAGATAACAAAACAGTCGAATTCTCTGACCACGAGGACATTACCTATGATTACATCGTTGTTTCATTAGGTTTCCGTTCTGAGGACTTCGGACTAGAGGGCGCTAGCGAAAATGCCTTGATTCTTCAAGATCTTGAAACTGCCCAAAATATCTATAAGACTATCAATCAAAATATTGCTAACTATAAGAAATCAAATGATCCAGCCGACTTGAATATCATCGTTTGTGGTGCTGGATTTACTGGTGTTGAAATTCTTGGTGAATTAGTTGATACAGTTAAAATCCTAAAGGCTAAATATGAAGTACCCGAAATTAAAGTAACTTGCTTGGAGATGGCTACGAGAATCCTTCCAATGTTCGATGAGAACCTTGCAACTTACGCTGTCGACTATTTGGATAAGAATGGAATTAAATTGCTCACAGGCGCTAAAATTAAGAAAATTGAACCTAAATCCGTTGTTTATATGGATGGAGATACTGAAAAGAGCGTTGAAGGAAGTACTATCATTTGGACCGTTGGTGTCAGTGGTTCAGACGTCATCAAAGACTCTGGTATCGATGCAAGAAGAAATCGTGTCATGACAACCGAATTTCTAAATCTTGAAGCACATCCTGAAGCTTACTTTATCGGTGATGATTCAGCTATTATTCCTAAGGGTCAAGAACGTCCTTACCCAACAACTGGTCAACTAGCAACTGCTGAAGGTAGCGGCGCTGCCTTTAATATTGCGGCCGCATTGAATGGCAAAGACTTGAAACCATTTATCTACCACTCAATGGGAACAGTCGCATCTCTTGGTCAAAACCATGGTATTGCTGAAATCACTGACAAGAATTTGAAGTTCAAGGGACCATTTGCTTCCCTACTCAAGCACTTGTCTGCTGATCGTGGAATCATGGAAATTGCTGGTATCAAGACAGCTATTAAGAAAGGTACTATTTAA